The following coding sequences lie in one Anas platyrhynchos isolate ZD024472 breed Pekin duck chromosome 15, IASCAAS_PekinDuck_T2T, whole genome shotgun sequence genomic window:
- the C15H8orf33 gene encoding UPF0488 protein C8orf33 homolog isoform X2 has product MEKADTKAGDVEAQQGNGQASDGVAYRKQSDQISEANPTWSISPDNNFRFDFTLPEADPEATGALLEAVPGAGGAEQIQTSVRATEQENWSGALHSVDSGHESKFAFNFAIPDEADEDCPPEPLVPASQHTEGMADHEVLGGALPAESAEVLQVTALQKPELAQTAGSPPKEDKSHPTLKIPKPESAPGDKTVMEKSASNGAAQKKKKKKKQKPSASKKETEETEVIRKTKTEANGCQNKDASHQDETLQSDNQLWKEVDWCAEQLELGLKTQKSTPKQAEEALRAIKTLRNDKAPLVKKRQVMRTLFGDYRKKMEEERCKQLKLMQAAAKSARIMEVEESIRNKNCQVVRKRSGVCRKSQDSAGSPSESNGTLNTGSFRFTASQEEFRFNFF; this is encoded by the exons ATGGAGAAAGCAG aCACTAAAGCTGGTGATGTGGAAGCACAACAAGGCAACGGGCAGGCTTCGGATGGTGTGGCATACAGGAAACAGTCTGACCAAATCTCTGAGGCAAACCCAACGTGGTCCATATCACCTGACAACAATTTCCGATTTGATTTTACGCTTCCTGAGGCAGACCCAGAAGCCACTGGTGCACTTTTGGAAGCAGTccctggtgctggtggtgctgagcagaTACAAACCAGTGTAAGAGCCACTGAGCAGGAGAACTGGAGTGGAGCTCTGCATTCTGTGGACTCTGGACATGAATCCAAATTTGCCTTCAACTTTGCCATCCCAGATGAAGCAGATGAAGATTGTCCTCCGGAGCCATTAGTTCCAGCAAGCCAACATACAGAGGGTATGGCAGATCACGAAGTGCTGGGTGGTGCATTGCCTGCTGAATCAGCAGAGGTGCTGCAGGTTACAGCCCTGCAGAAGCCTGAGTTGGCTCAAACTGCAGGTAGTCCACCCAAAGAGGACAAAAGCCACCCCACATTAAAGATCCCCAAACCAGAGAGTGCTCCTGGAGATAAGACAGTGATGGAGAAATCAGCATCAAATGGAGCtgcacagaagaagaaaaagaagaagaaacaaaaaccttctGCCAGTAAAAAGGAGACAGAAGAAACTGAAGTCATCAGGAAGACAAAGACAGAAGCTAATGGATGCCAGAATAAAGATGCATCCCACCAGGATGAGACTTTGCAG TCAGACAACCAGCTGTGGAAGGAGGTGGACTGGTGTGCGGAACAACTGGAGCTTGGCCTGAAGACGCAGAAATCCACTCCAAAGCAGG CCGAGGAGGCTCTCCGTGCAATCAAGACACTGCGCAATGACAAGGCTCCGCTGGTGAAGAAGCGTCAAGTCATGAGAACCCTTTTCGGAGACTACAGGAAGAAGATGGAGGAGGAGCGGTGCAAACAGCTGAAGCTCATGCAGGCAG CTGCAAAATCTGCCAGGATCATGGAAGTGGAGGAAAGCATCCGCAACAAGAACTGCCAGGTCGTCAGGAAGCGCTCTGGAGTGTGTAGGAAAAGCCAAGATTCAGCAGGATCCCCTTCAGAGTCAAACGGGACACTTAATACAGGCTCATTCAGATTCACAGCTTCCCAAGAAGAGTTTCGCTTTAATTTCTTCTAG
- the C15H8orf33 gene encoding UPF0488 protein C8orf33 homolog isoform X1: MEKADTKAGDVEAQQGNGQASDGVAYRKQSDQISEANPTWSISPDNNFRFDFTLPEADPEATGALLEAVPGAGGAEQIQTSVRATEQENWSGALHSVDSGHESKFAFNFAIPDEADEDCPPEPLVPASQHTEGMADHEVLGGALPAESAEVLQVTALQKPELAQTAGSPPKEDKSHPTLKIPKPESAPGDKTVMEKSASNGAAQKKKKKKKQKPSASKKETEETEVIRKTKTEANGCQNKDASHQDETLQQSDNQLWKEVDWCAEQLELGLKTQKSTPKQAEEALRAIKTLRNDKAPLVKKRQVMRTLFGDYRKKMEEERCKQLKLMQAAAKSARIMEVEESIRNKNCQVVRKRSGVCRKSQDSAGSPSESNGTLNTGSFRFTASQEEFRFNFF; encoded by the exons ATGGAGAAAGCAG aCACTAAAGCTGGTGATGTGGAAGCACAACAAGGCAACGGGCAGGCTTCGGATGGTGTGGCATACAGGAAACAGTCTGACCAAATCTCTGAGGCAAACCCAACGTGGTCCATATCACCTGACAACAATTTCCGATTTGATTTTACGCTTCCTGAGGCAGACCCAGAAGCCACTGGTGCACTTTTGGAAGCAGTccctggtgctggtggtgctgagcagaTACAAACCAGTGTAAGAGCCACTGAGCAGGAGAACTGGAGTGGAGCTCTGCATTCTGTGGACTCTGGACATGAATCCAAATTTGCCTTCAACTTTGCCATCCCAGATGAAGCAGATGAAGATTGTCCTCCGGAGCCATTAGTTCCAGCAAGCCAACATACAGAGGGTATGGCAGATCACGAAGTGCTGGGTGGTGCATTGCCTGCTGAATCAGCAGAGGTGCTGCAGGTTACAGCCCTGCAGAAGCCTGAGTTGGCTCAAACTGCAGGTAGTCCACCCAAAGAGGACAAAAGCCACCCCACATTAAAGATCCCCAAACCAGAGAGTGCTCCTGGAGATAAGACAGTGATGGAGAAATCAGCATCAAATGGAGCtgcacagaagaagaaaaagaagaagaaacaaaaaccttctGCCAGTAAAAAGGAGACAGAAGAAACTGAAGTCATCAGGAAGACAAAGACAGAAGCTAATGGATGCCAGAATAAAGATGCATCCCACCAGGATGAGACTTTGCAG CAGTCAGACAACCAGCTGTGGAAGGAGGTGGACTGGTGTGCGGAACAACTGGAGCTTGGCCTGAAGACGCAGAAATCCACTCCAAAGCAGG CCGAGGAGGCTCTCCGTGCAATCAAGACACTGCGCAATGACAAGGCTCCGCTGGTGAAGAAGCGTCAAGTCATGAGAACCCTTTTCGGAGACTACAGGAAGAAGATGGAGGAGGAGCGGTGCAAACAGCTGAAGCTCATGCAGGCAG CTGCAAAATCTGCCAGGATCATGGAAGTGGAGGAAAGCATCCGCAACAAGAACTGCCAGGTCGTCAGGAAGCGCTCTGGAGTGTGTAGGAAAAGCCAAGATTCAGCAGGATCCCCTTCAGAGTCAAACGGGACACTTAATACAGGCTCATTCAGATTCACAGCTTCCCAAGAAGAGTTTCGCTTTAATTTCTTCTAG